DNA sequence from the Blastocatellia bacterium genome:
GCACGACACGTGCGGCTTTGCCGGCCATAGCAAGGCCGTTTTGACCGGCAGCCTTAGTTGCTGCCGCCACGATCACCGCATCGGCGCCGCGCCCGTCGGTGAAATCCTTGACGAACTGAACCGGGTCCTCAGCCTGCGGATTGACGGTGGCGTCGGCGCCGAGTTGCTTAATCCAATCGAGCCGCTGCTGATCCACATCGCTGACGATCACCATAGCGCCATGTAGCTTGGCCAGCAGCAGGTGCATCGCGCCCATCGTTCCAGCGCCAATAATAGCGACGGTCTCGCCCGGCGCGATCTGAGCTTTGTTGATACTATGAATGCAACAGGCCAACGGTTCGATCAAACTGGCCTCTTCCAAATCAACGTGCTCGGGCAGCTTGACCACCTGCTCCCTCAACGGCGTTGTGTACTCAGCAAAGCCGCCGCCGATGATCACGTATTCAGATGGCTTTCTCGGTTCGTAAACGCGCACGCACAAATTATTATGACCTTTGAGGCAGTAGTAACACTGGCCACACCGATTGACGTGATCCATGGCGACGTGGTCGCCGGGTTTTAATGTGGTCTCCGCTTGGCCGACTGATTCGACAATGCCGGCAAATTCATGTCCACCGATGGTCGGATAGAGCGCCAGATCACCAGCAAAGACGCGACGCTCGGTCGTGCAAATCGCAGCAGTTTTGACACGAACAAGCACCTCGCCAGGCTCCACCGACCACCGCTTGATCTCCTGCAGCGACGCCGTCTTCGGCGCGGTGATGACGACGGCTCTCATCAATTCGGAATTCACTTGTCTCTCCATCTTTTTTGATCACACAAACAACAATGTCACGTCAAAGCGAAGCTCGATTGCCGCTTCTCTGCCGACACAGCCGATTATTGGAGCACATTCCAATTTGCCAAATCAACCCAGCTTGAAAATAACCATTTTCATCCTTCGTGGTGAACGTAAGTTCATGGGCGATTCCTGACTTTTTGGAGTGCGCCGGCAGAGCCAAGCGCCGACGGCGCTTTCGCTCCCAACACTACGCACCAGGCCAAAGCGGCGTCGCGCCCTGCGGGCTTGCCGCCGCACTCCAAAACGCATGCTCATACGCTCCTGACTTTATCTTGGAGTGCGCCGGCAGAGCCAAGCGCCGACGGCGCTTTTTCCTCAGAAAAAGTGGCACGGGCGTCCCCGCCTGTGATCTATAT
Encoded proteins:
- a CDS encoding alcohol dehydrogenase catalytic domain-containing protein; the protein is MERQVNSELMRAVVITAPKTASLQEIKRWSVEPGEVLVRVKTAAICTTERRVFAGDLALYPTIGGHEFAGIVESVGQAETTLKPGDHVAMDHVNRCGQCYYCLKGHNNLCVRVYEPRKPSEYVIIGGGFAEYTTPLREQVVKLPEHVDLEEASLIEPLACCIHSINKAQIAPGETVAIIGAGTMGAMHLLLAKLHGAMVIVSDVDQQRLDWIKQLGADATVNPQAEDPVQFVKDFTDGRGADAVIVAAATKAAGQNGLAMAGKAARVVLYSAQYPPGTLELDWNHVHYKEIAVVGSEGKTHSDFRHAVNLLSDGSISLRPLISRVITLEELPQELANKPSGEIQRVVVKL